In Planifilum fimeticola, a single window of DNA contains:
- a CDS encoding metal ABC transporter ATP-binding protein, with the protein MREAVLRLSGVTFSYDRHPVLEGIDLEVAAGEFLGLIGPNGSGKSTLVQLSLGRLSPDAGSVYLFGEPVEKFRKWHRIGYVSQKSNSFNLGFPATVYEVVASGLTGKLGLFRRIGKKERALIRDTLERLGLSDIAGANIGRLSGGQQQRTFIARALVSRPELLILDEPTVGVDAESVNQFYRLLDRLHREEDLTILLITHDIDEITAAVDRIALLNRRIRFCGTPQEFAARRGEVLWVEDGRDVSHASRVPGEEIRV; encoded by the coding sequence ATGCGTGAAGCGGTTCTTCGCCTGTCCGGGGTTACCTTTTCCTACGATCGCCACCCCGTTTTGGAAGGGATCGATCTGGAGGTGGCCGCCGGGGAATTTCTCGGCTTGATCGGGCCGAACGGTTCGGGAAAATCGACACTCGTCCAGCTGTCCCTCGGCCGTCTGTCTCCGGATGCCGGAAGCGTTTATCTGTTCGGCGAGCCGGTGGAGAAGTTTCGAAAGTGGCACCGGATCGGGTATGTGTCCCAAAAGTCCAACAGCTTCAACCTGGGGTTCCCGGCGACGGTATACGAGGTGGTGGCCAGCGGCCTCACCGGCAAGCTCGGCCTGTTTCGCCGGATCGGAAAGAAGGAACGGGCCTTGATCCGGGACACCCTGGAGCGGCTGGGGTTGTCCGACATTGCCGGGGCCAACATCGGGCGCCTGTCCGGCGGGCAGCAACAGCGCACCTTCATCGCCCGTGCGCTGGTGAGTCGTCCCGAGCTGTTGATTCTGGACGAACCGACGGTGGGAGTCGATGCGGAATCGGTGAATCAGTTTTATCGGCTGCTCGATCGGCTTCACCGGGAGGAGGATCTGACGATCCTGCTGATCACGCACGATATCGATGAAATCACCGCCGCGGTGGATCGGATTGCCCTGTTGAACCGGCGAATCCGTTTTTGCGGGACTCCGCAGGAGTTTGCCGCCCGTCGCGGGGAGGTCTTGTGGGTGGAAGATGGGAGGGACGTTTCGCATGCTTCGCGCGTCCCAGGGGAAGAAATCCGAGTTTGA
- a CDS encoding type II toxin-antitoxin system HicA family toxin, translated as MPLSSREVIKKLKDDGWYLVKVKGDHHHFKHPVKPGKVTVPHPVKNLKKGTIRGIERQSGVKLL; from the coding sequence ATACCGTTATCATCAAGGGAGGTTATCAAGAAACTAAAGGATGATGGTTGGTATCTCGTCAAGGTCAAAGGTGACCACCACCACTTCAAGCACCCAGTAAAACCAGGAAAGGTCACCGTCCCGCACCCAGTAAAGAACCTAAAAAAGGGAACCATCCGAGGCATCGAACGACAATCCGGGGTCAAACTCCTCTGA
- a CDS encoding histidine phosphatase family protein: MKELIIIRHGQSEHHVKGITGGWSDLPLTKFGRQQAVATGYRLKEMLVGREYRFYSSDLKRALETAQIIGNIIGKEPQVEWELRELNNGIAKNLTLEEAHAIENPFSEPAIDWIPYAEGESWRMMHHRICRFMNRIQDEQEDLAVMVSHSNSMICIINHWLGIHEDHHLANIMYELEPCCIVQLRQDKHGCRTIVRLNDTSHLETLPQKFHPRDR, from the coding sequence ATGAAAGAATTGATCATCATCAGACATGGGCAATCAGAGCATCACGTCAAAGGGATCACTGGCGGTTGGTCTGATTTGCCGTTGACAAAATTTGGGCGTCAACAGGCTGTCGCCACCGGTTACCGCCTTAAGGAAATGTTGGTTGGTCGGGAATATCGGTTTTATTCCAGCGATCTTAAGAGGGCGCTTGAGACAGCCCAAATCATTGGCAACATCATCGGAAAAGAACCACAGGTTGAATGGGAGCTCCGCGAATTGAACAACGGAATAGCCAAAAACTTAACTTTAGAGGAGGCGCATGCGATTGAAAACCCGTTTTCCGAACCGGCAATCGACTGGATTCCCTATGCAGAAGGGGAAAGTTGGCGCATGATGCATCACCGCATATGTCGATTCATGAATCGGATACAAGATGAACAGGAAGATCTTGCAGTCATGGTGTCACACTCCAATTCGATGATATGTATCATTAACCATTGGCTAGGGATCCACGAAGACCATCATCTGGCAAACATTATGTATGAGCTTGAACCATGCTGTATCGTTCAGCTGAGACAGGATAAACACGGCTGTCGCACGATAGTCAGGTTGAACGACACATCGCATCTGGAAACTTTGCCACAAAAGTTTCATCCACGGGATAGGTGA
- a CDS encoding metal ABC transporter permease, whose amino-acid sequence MWEMILNYDFMRRAVLAGLIVGLISPLVGIFLVVRRLSLIADALAHVTLSGVAAGLLLQKHVPLFQQVSPLHVGMVFSIGGAMFVEQLRRLYRTYQELAIPVVLSGGIGLGVVLISAADGFNVDVAGYLFGSILAVGEDELWWMIAAAGLVLAVIYLFYKELFALSFDEESAVISGIPHRWINLLFSFAVALVIAASIRVVGILLVSALMTLPVASALQISGSFRRTILYSLLFSESAVLCGLAAAYYLDWSSGGTIVLVSVLILVSILAAKRIRRLLILKSRQSDV is encoded by the coding sequence ATGTGGGAAATGATCCTGAACTACGATTTCATGCGGAGGGCGGTGCTGGCGGGGCTCATTGTCGGCTTGATTTCCCCGCTGGTGGGGATTTTTCTGGTGGTGCGCCGCCTTTCTCTGATCGCCGACGCCCTGGCTCACGTCACCCTGTCCGGAGTGGCCGCCGGGCTGTTGTTGCAGAAACATGTCCCCCTTTTTCAACAGGTCAGCCCTCTCCATGTGGGAATGGTCTTCTCCATCGGCGGAGCGATGTTTGTGGAGCAGCTGCGCCGCCTTTACCGGACCTACCAGGAGTTGGCCATCCCGGTGGTCCTCTCCGGGGGGATCGGACTCGGCGTGGTCCTGATCAGCGCCGCCGACGGGTTTAACGTTGACGTGGCCGGTTATCTCTTCGGGAGCATCCTGGCCGTCGGGGAGGACGAGCTCTGGTGGATGATCGCGGCGGCCGGGCTGGTTCTGGCCGTGATTTATCTCTTTTACAAGGAGCTGTTCGCCCTTTCCTTCGATGAGGAAAGTGCGGTGATCTCGGGGATTCCCCACCGGTGGATCAATCTGCTCTTTTCCTTCGCGGTGGCCCTCGTCATCGCCGCCTCGATCCGCGTCGTCGGCATTTTGCTGGTATCCGCCCTGATGACCCTCCCCGTCGCCTCCGCCCTGCAGATCTCGGGCAGTTTTCGGCGGACGATCCTTTATTCCCTGCTGTTCTCCGAGTCGGCCGTGCTGTGCGGGCTGGCGGCCGCCTACTATCTGGACTGGTCGTCGGGGGGGACCATTGTCCTCGTTTCCGTGCTGATCCTGGTTTCGATCCTCGCGGCCAAACGGATTCGGCGCCTTCTGATCTTGAAATCCCGGCAGTCTGATGTTTGA
- a CDS encoding TVP38/TMEM64 family protein gives MNRDTDRNLGPRWIVITLLAVGVGGVLYFGWPFFSAMGDPKQVERWILDAGAWGPAMFILLQIAQMLIAPLPGQITALIGGYLFGSWIGLLYTMIGAMMGSALIFAFARKLGRPFVIRFVRPHLLRKFDHLTREKGAFVFFLMYLLPGFPDDILSFIAGLTLIPVRRLLLISLVGRLPENAVLSFTGSAITFENINLLLVTLAAILLIYVYIWSKRGWIRKFAEHPDRIAFLKQTWAAKKVNILITACIAVVLAILMFQLAASGPIYSTNGSG, from the coding sequence ATGAATCGGGACACGGATCGAAATTTAGGTCCAAGATGGATCGTCATAACGCTGCTGGCCGTTGGAGTCGGCGGAGTGCTTTATTTCGGCTGGCCGTTTTTTTCAGCGATGGGTGATCCAAAACAAGTGGAGCGGTGGATCCTTGATGCCGGTGCCTGGGGACCCGCCATGTTCATCCTGCTGCAAATCGCCCAGATGTTGATCGCCCCGCTCCCCGGCCAAATTACGGCATTGATTGGCGGATACCTATTCGGTTCTTGGATCGGGCTTTTGTATACCATGATCGGTGCGATGATGGGATCCGCCCTCATTTTCGCATTTGCCCGGAAGCTGGGAAGGCCCTTCGTGATTCGTTTCGTGCGCCCCCATTTGCTCCGGAAATTCGACCATCTGACCAGGGAAAAAGGCGCATTTGTCTTTTTTCTGATGTACCTCCTCCCGGGCTTCCCCGACGACATTCTTTCGTTTATTGCAGGGCTTACCCTCATCCCGGTTCGCCGGTTGCTATTGATCTCCCTGGTCGGCCGTTTGCCGGAAAATGCCGTCCTCAGTTTTACCGGGAGCGCAATCACGTTTGAAAATATCAATCTCCTGCTGGTCACTTTGGCTGCGATCCTCCTCATTTATGTGTACATCTGGTCGAAAAGGGGATGGATTCGAAAATTTGCAGAGCATCCGGATCGGATCGCGTTCTTGAAACAAACCTGGGCCGCCAAGAAAGTGAACATCCTCATCACGGCTTGCATCGCGGTTGTCCTGGCGATTCTGATGTTCCAATTGGCCGCGTCCGGTCCCATTTACAGTACAAACGGCAGTGGATAA
- a CDS encoding type II toxin-antitoxin system HicB family antitoxin: MKKKDIYVYPAIFHYDDSPGIGVTFPDLPGCVSHGDDEDHAYKMAQEALGLHLYSMEEDGDEIPDPTPIKDLRLEDYLEDGEKGIVVLVSVNMKPVRKELDTRAVKKTLTIPKWLNDLAEEEKINFSHVLQQALKERLGV; this comes from the coding sequence ATGAAGAAGAAAGACATCTACGTATATCCGGCGATCTTTCACTACGACGATAGCCCAGGAATCGGTGTTACTTTCCCGGATCTGCCGGGGTGCGTATCCCACGGCGATGATGAGGACCATGCATATAAAATGGCGCAGGAAGCGCTGGGCCTCCACCTCTATAGCATGGAAGAAGATGGAGACGAGATCCCGGATCCCACTCCAATTAAAGACCTTCGTCTTGAAGACTATTTAGAGGATGGAGAAAAAGGCATCGTCGTGCTGGTAAGCGTCAATATGAAACCAGTCCGCAAAGAACTGGACACGCGAGCTGTTAAGAAAACCCTAACCATCCCCAAATGGCTGAATGACTTGGCCGAAGAAGAAAAAATCAACTTTTCCCATGTCCTCCAACAGGCATTAAAAGAGCGCCTAGGCGTATAA
- a CDS encoding HIT family protein, protein MRSGPCFICKKHRGEVQGEIGPLWEDEHLYIYHAPFLGKEKVYSGHLMIETKRHLPGWGELTDAEARAVGLWINRLAAALKASEGAEHVYSFVMGHNVPHLHVHVVPRYPGTPREYWGVRVNEWPEAPRGGLREIEELVDRLRKWLKDDH, encoded by the coding sequence ATGAGATCCGGCCCTTGCTTCATCTGCAAAAAACACCGCGGGGAAGTGCAGGGGGAGATCGGCCCACTCTGGGAAGATGAGCACTTGTACATCTATCATGCGCCTTTTTTGGGAAAGGAGAAGGTCTACTCGGGTCATCTGATGATCGAGACGAAGCGGCATCTCCCGGGTTGGGGGGAGCTCACCGATGCGGAGGCCCGGGCCGTAGGGCTGTGGATCAACCGCCTGGCCGCCGCCCTGAAGGCCTCCGAGGGGGCGGAACACGTCTATTCCTTTGTGATGGGGCACAACGTTCCCCATTTGCACGTCCACGTGGTTCCGCGGTATCCGGGTACGCCCAGGGAATACTGGGGAGTGCGGGTCAACGAGTGGCCGGAAGCACCGCGGGGAGGACTCCGGGAAATCGAGGAATTGGTCGACCGGTTGAGAAAATGGCTGAAGGACGATCATTGA
- a CDS encoding zinc-binding dehydrogenase, translating into MQTGRQPDGKQLAEIAALLEKEIIQPVVTQVFSLDEIVKAHETSETGHVRGKIGIHILSTG; encoded by the coding sequence ATACAAACGGGCAGGCAGCCGGATGGAAAACAGTTGGCGGAGATTGCCGCATTGTTGGAAAAAGAAATCATTCAACCCGTTGTGACCCAGGTTTTTTCTCTGGATGAAATCGTCAAAGCCCATGAAACAAGTGAAACCGGACATGTTCGCGGGAAAATCGGGATTCACATTCTTTCAACAGGGTGA
- a CDS encoding aminoglycoside 6-adenylyltransferase produces MRSEKEMMDLILGVAQRDERIRAVYMTGSRANPDAPKDIFQDYDVVYVVEETASLIREKNWIRVFGDLLMLQEPDKNDKLDVNVDFDRSYAYLMLFADGNRLDLRLQTKEAMREEYGKDKLAVPLMDKDGCLPPVPPPTDSEYHVKRPTEQHFLRCCNNFWWCLQNVAKGIWRDELPYAKHMFESVVRLELDEMVSWWIGTRRDFRVSMGKMGKYFKKYLPTPYWDMYRATYSDADLDNFWDSVFAACSLFRTLAKEVADALSFPYPADDDANMTKYLKRVRNLPADATGIFD; encoded by the coding sequence TTGAGAAGCGAAAAGGAAATGATGGACCTGATTTTGGGCGTGGCTCAACGGGATGAACGGATCCGGGCGGTCTACATGACGGGTTCAAGGGCCAATCCCGATGCTCCCAAGGATATTTTCCAGGATTATGATGTGGTTTATGTCGTGGAGGAAACCGCCTCCCTCATCAGGGAGAAAAACTGGATTCGCGTTTTTGGGGATTTGCTCATGCTGCAGGAGCCCGACAAAAATGACAAGCTGGATGTCAATGTGGATTTTGACCGCTCCTACGCCTATCTCATGCTCTTTGCGGATGGAAATCGGTTGGATCTTCGCCTTCAAACAAAAGAAGCGATGCGGGAGGAATACGGAAAGGACAAGCTGGCCGTCCCGCTGATGGATAAAGACGGTTGTCTCCCGCCCGTCCCCCCTCCGACAGATTCCGAATATCACGTGAAAAGGCCGACAGAGCAACACTTCCTGAGATGCTGCAACAATTTTTGGTGGTGTCTGCAAAACGTCGCGAAGGGAATCTGGCGCGATGAATTGCCCTATGCAAAACACATGTTTGAATCGGTGGTCAGGTTGGAACTGGACGAGATGGTTTCCTGGTGGATCGGGACGAGACGCGACTTTCGGGTTTCAATGGGAAAGATGGGAAAGTACTTCAAAAAGTATCTTCCGACACCGTACTGGGATATGTATCGCGCCACCTATTCCGACGCAGATCTCGACAACTTCTGGGATTCCGTCTTCGCCGCCTGCAGTCTGTTTCGAACCCTGGCCAAGGAGGTGGCGGATGCCCTTTCGTTTCCATACCCGGCGGATGACGATGCCAACATGACGAAATACCTGAAACGGGTGCGAAATCTGCCTGCCGATGCAACGGGGATTTTTGATTAA
- the tadA gene encoding tRNA adenosine(34) deaminase TadA: MKDLEQGLSADERWMKEALEEAKKAAEIGEVPIGAVIVRDGDIVGRGHNRRETDRDPTAHAEMIAIREAAERLGGWRLIGCSLYVTLEPCPMCAGAILQSRIERVVFGASDPKGGCAGTLMNLLTDGRFNHQAQVVPGVLAEEGGSLLTNFFRGLRGGSRKGNG, translated from the coding sequence GTGAAGGATTTGGAACAAGGGTTGTCCGCCGATGAGCGGTGGATGAAGGAAGCGCTGGAGGAGGCCAAAAAAGCTGCGGAGATCGGCGAAGTGCCCATCGGCGCGGTGATTGTCCGGGATGGGGACATCGTGGGGAGGGGCCACAACCGCCGGGAAACGGACCGGGATCCCACGGCCCATGCCGAGATGATCGCCATCCGGGAGGCGGCGGAGCGGCTGGGCGGTTGGAGGCTGATCGGCTGCAGCCTCTACGTCACCTTGGAACCGTGTCCCATGTGCGCCGGGGCCATCCTCCAGTCCCGGATCGAACGGGTGGTTTTCGGAGCATCCGATCCCAAGGGGGGATGTGCCGGAACGCTGATGAACCTGCTGACGGACGGACGGTTCAACCATCAGGCTCAGGTGGTACCCGGGGTGTTGGCCGAGGAGGGCGGATCGCTTCTCACGAACTTTTTCCGGGGGCTGCGCGGAGGAAGCCGCAAAGGGAACGGATGA
- a CDS encoding Fur family transcriptional regulator, translated as MDYGEALERLKSKGYKYTGKRESIVRLFAKQDRYLSAKEVQSCLSKDYPGLSLDTVYRNLSLFEKLGILEGTEWEGERRYRFRCEEDRHHHHLICTECGRTRTIHICPMNAILGKPEDFEITGHKFEIYGRCAECGNQ; from the coding sequence GTGGATTACGGTGAAGCCCTGGAACGGTTGAAAAGCAAAGGGTACAAATATACGGGAAAGCGGGAGTCGATCGTCCGGCTGTTTGCCAAGCAAGATCGATACCTGTCGGCCAAAGAGGTGCAAAGCTGCCTGTCGAAGGATTACCCGGGACTCAGCCTCGACACCGTTTATCGGAATTTATCCCTGTTCGAGAAACTGGGCATCCTGGAGGGGACGGAATGGGAAGGGGAGCGGCGCTACCGGTTTCGGTGCGAAGAGGACCGGCACCATCACCATCTGATCTGCACCGAGTGCGGCAGGACCCGGACGATTCACATCTGTCCGATGAACGCCATTCTGGGCAAACCCGAAGATTTTGAGATCACGGGGCACAAGTTTGAAATCTACGGCCGCTGCGCCGAGTGCGGGAACCAGTGA
- the asnB gene encoding asparagine synthase (glutamine-hydrolyzing) codes for MCGIAGWIDWEKPVSRERSVLKEMNQAMACRGPDDEGIWLSKHAALVHRRLVVIDPEGGAQPMVRRYGGRTYVITYNGELYNMPELRRELETRGHVLTSRSDTELILAAYAEWGVDCPRHLNGIFAFAIWDDASQSLYAARDRIGVKPLFFARRGDGLIFGSELKAILAHPAVRPEVDEEGLAEVLAMGPGRTPGHGVFRGVEELRPGFWLRFDRNGLQIQSYWKLVSHAHPEDLDTTVERVRELFQDSVRRQLVSDVPVGAMLSGGLDSSSISATMAKVFEEEGKGPLHTFSVDYAGNEEYFRPNEFQPNSDAPWVRRMAEHLGSVHHTVIIDTEELASALIPAMRARDLPGMTDVDSSLYLFSREIKKEVTVILSGECADEVFGGYPWFHREELIRAETFPWSRLIRDRIRFFSPEVVSRIRAEEYVADRYREALEEVPRLPGETPREARMRELFYLCLTRWMPVLLDRKDRMSMAFGLEVRVPFCDHRLVEYVWNVPWSMKSCDGREKGLLRRAVSDLLPEDVRMRRKSPFPKTHNPAYLEAVRSEALRRIEDPASPLRDILHVEEIRRFADRRDLGELHLPWFGQLMNVPQLFAYFIQLDAWMREYGVVIR; via the coding sequence ATGTGCGGAATTGCGGGCTGGATCGACTGGGAGAAACCTGTGAGTCGGGAGCGCTCCGTTCTGAAGGAGATGAACCAGGCGATGGCCTGTCGGGGGCCGGATGACGAGGGGATTTGGCTTTCCAAACACGCGGCGCTGGTCCACCGGCGGTTGGTGGTGATCGATCCGGAGGGAGGAGCGCAGCCGATGGTTCGCCGCTACGGCGGCCGGACCTACGTGATCACCTACAACGGCGAATTGTACAACATGCCGGAACTGCGCAGGGAATTGGAGACGCGGGGACACGTGCTGACCTCCCGTTCCGATACCGAGTTGATTCTGGCCGCCTATGCGGAGTGGGGGGTGGACTGCCCCCGGCACCTCAACGGGATCTTTGCCTTCGCCATCTGGGACGATGCTTCGCAGTCCCTGTATGCCGCCCGGGACCGGATCGGGGTGAAACCCCTGTTTTTCGCCCGCAGGGGTGACGGATTGATTTTCGGTTCGGAACTGAAGGCGATCTTGGCTCATCCTGCGGTTCGTCCGGAAGTGGATGAGGAGGGACTGGCGGAGGTTTTGGCGATGGGACCGGGAAGGACGCCGGGACACGGGGTCTTCCGCGGGGTGGAGGAGCTCCGGCCGGGGTTCTGGCTGCGCTTCGACCGGAACGGCCTCCAAATCCAGTCCTACTGGAAGCTGGTCAGCCACGCCCATCCGGAGGACCTGGACACCACCGTGGAGCGGGTGCGGGAACTGTTTCAGGACTCGGTCCGCCGGCAATTGGTTTCGGATGTGCCGGTGGGAGCGATGCTCTCCGGCGGTTTGGATTCCAGCTCCATTTCCGCGACGATGGCCAAGGTGTTTGAAGAGGAGGGGAAAGGGCCGCTCCACACCTTTTCCGTCGATTACGCCGGGAATGAAGAATATTTTCGTCCCAACGAGTTTCAACCCAATTCCGACGCCCCCTGGGTGCGCCGGATGGCGGAGCATCTCGGTTCCGTCCATCATACGGTCATCATCGACACGGAAGAGCTGGCCTCCGCACTGATTCCCGCGATGCGCGCCCGGGATCTTCCGGGAATGACCGATGTGGATTCTTCCCTGTATCTCTTCAGCCGGGAGATCAAAAAAGAGGTGACGGTGATCCTTTCCGGCGAGTGCGCCGATGAGGTCTTCGGCGGCTACCCGTGGTTTCACCGGGAGGAATTGATCCGGGCGGAAACCTTTCCCTGGTCCCGGCTGATCCGGGATCGAATCCGCTTTTTCTCTCCGGAGGTGGTTTCCCGGATTCGGGCGGAGGAGTACGTGGCGGACCGGTACCGGGAGGCCCTGGAGGAAGTTCCGCGGCTGCCCGGAGAGACGCCGAGGGAAGCGCGGATGCGCGAACTGTTTTATCTCTGCCTGACCCGTTGGATGCCGGTCCTGCTGGACCGGAAAGACCGGATGAGCATGGCGTTCGGCCTGGAGGTGCGGGTTCCCTTCTGCGATCACCGGCTGGTGGAATATGTGTGGAACGTCCCCTGGTCGATGAAGAGCTGCGATGGACGGGAAAAGGGTTTGCTGCGGAGGGCCGTGTCGGATTTGCTTCCGGAGGATGTGCGGATGCGGCGCAAGAGCCCCTTCCCGAAAACCCACAATCCCGCCTATCTGGAAGCGGTGCGAAGCGAGGCCCTGCGCCGGATTGAGGATCCGGCCTCTCCACTCCGGGATATCCTCCATGTGGAGGAAATCCGCCGCTTTGCAGATCGCAGGGATCTCGGGGAACTGCATCTCCCCTGGTTCGGCCAGCTGATGAACGTGCCTCAGCTGTTTGCCTATTTCATCCAGTTGGATGCCTGGATGAGGGAGTACGGCGTGGTGATTCGTTGA